The genomic window GAGCTCAGATGTCCTACTTTTTGACGTATTGGTATGTTTATTCAAGGTAAGCTAGACGAATCATTTGTATCAGGAaactaaaataaatgaaattctgATTTTATGTGAAAAATTGAATCAGTATCACAACAATTTCAAAAATTATTCATATTATGTGCTGGTTAATGACTATTAAATTTGCAAGCCAAAGCTCTGTTTGCATTCTGAATTTTGCATGTAAATGTCCCATTTCAAAGATCACCTATatatttaggtgtgtgtgtagtcttttTAAGAACATCAATTATATACATTTATTGGATCTTGATTGCTTGAATGTGTATGACACATAATTCTTGTGTATGAATAAATGTGTATGACAAGTTTGAATATTGGATAATACAAATTGTTTGTATGgattttgattcctgtatggTGAGGCAATGAACATGTGCGAGTGAGATGTCTATGATGGACAGCAAAATGTAGTTATGGATTCATGGCTGCTAGTCTCATTTCCagtcatattaaaaaaaacaagttgtttttacaaaaacacaaaacacaactcaAGTTGTCTGCCACAaatacaattaattttaatcaaacaAGTGTCATGCAGAAAATCCACTTTAAATAAGGAAAATCATCACAAAATGGAATGCATACTTTATGTTTATCACATCACAAGACACACTGGTAATACTTGGCAGGTGAGAGTTAACCCATCACACAATGGAATGAATATTTTTATCACATCATTAGACTGGTATTACTTGGCAGTTGAGAGTTAACCTATCACAAAATGGAATGAATACTTAATTTTTATCCCATCATAAGACTGGTAATACTTGGCAGTTGCGAGTTCATCCATCACAAAGTGGAATGAATACTTTAATTTTATCACATCATAAAGAATACATCGGTTCTACTTGGCAGGTGACAGCTGAACAGTTAGCAAAACAGTCACTATTTAATACTGGTTACAGAGACGAGGAATTGAGGCTGAAATTTATAAACTAAACAAGAAAGCTGAAATTGTGTGAgccgtttgttcgttcatgggctgaaactcccacggcttttacgtgtatgaccatttttaccccgccatttaggcagccatacgccgctttcggaggaagcatgctgggtattttcgtgtttctataacccaccgaactctgacatggattacaggatctttttcgtgcgcacttggtcttgtgcttgcgtgtacacacgggggtgttcggacaccgaggagagtctgcacacaaagttgacagcaataataaatctctcgccgaacgtggggacgaactcgcgctgacagcggccaacaggACTGAGCTACATTCCCGCCCTTGTGTGAGCAGTGACCTTCACTACAGAGGAGTGTAAAACTATAAAAGGAAAAGCAGTAGACAACGCCAGTTTTGGTTAATTTggtaaaacataaaaacagactATCGTTACACAGGGCACGAATATCACATTATCATAACTGTTACAAACGCTTTTGAGTTTATTAATTTGTATACCATTATGAGACAGTATAACAAAGTTGTTAGCGTGCAATTGATTTGTTTGTATCCGGTTTATGGTGTATATTGCCAAGTTTTGTATGGGACACTGTAACGCTAGTCCGAGTGCTTTTGATATTTTGCTGGCAACGTGTTATTCGTGTAGTAGGGGGGTTGAACCATTTATTCTGTACATTAGGTAACTGATACCTGATATGATGTGAAGTGCTTAGTTTACTTGATCAATAGTCGAGAGAAATACAATGCTTTACATGTTTTCCATGGACAGCGTTACACGGAACACGAAAAGCAGGCAACATAATGACAAACAGtggtgcaaaaaaacaaataagaacagaacacactcttgaaacacaacggcaatttaaataatgcaaaacacaaacatcaaatcttcgaaagtctctctcttgcatttaatagcaagtaagaaatgatgtacggtacaggcacccaaaataaagcttattttactgagaaaaaaaacccacacacaccttgtcttaataattttaagatttcaaagttcaacgttaaacacccccccccccccctgcaaaaagcaaagaaaacaatcaaaacaaaaacaaggtatGTAAAGGAGTATAGGAAACCGGTTAAATCagggtcatgttttttttttcctttgcagCATGACCTCAAATAATTCAGTTTGAATACATTTGTGAATTCTCTTCAaaattgcagaacaaacattttttcgcagggtgtgtacagaaagaaacaccaacacctacggctaccaagcaaaaataatgcgaaacacaaacatcaaatcttcgaaagtctctctcttgcatttaatagcaagtaagaaatgatgtacggtacaggcacctaaaataaagcttattttacggagggaaaaaaccacacacaccttgtcttaataattttaagatttcaaagttcaacgttaacacccccccccccccccccccagggtgTGTACAGATAGAAACACCAACAGCTACGGCTACCAAGCAGAAACTAAACGCACCATTGAAGGAAAGTTTTTACAATAAATAAAATCCACCCCCTTCAAGAACAGCCTGGGACAGCTTCTGCCTCAGTTCTTGACGTGTCGGGCAGACACCTGCATTCTGAGGGCACAAGTTGACACTCTGGGGAGTGGCTTTTCGGGTGTGTCCACAAACACCACGGTCAGAGGACTCTGGTACCCTCCTGGTACTGTGGACCGGCTCCCAGACATGAAAAACAtgaaatctgagatggtggttTCTCCGCACTTTCCAtctgaaacaagacaaaaaaagaaattctgAAATAAAGGAAACATCATCCCGCTTTCTTTATAAGCATACAAGTACCAGGACTCAAAAGAGAGGGAATTATTGCATGCTTGTGTTCATTTGTAGAAGCGTAGAAATGTTAAGCATGCTTTGCGACACAGAATGAAATGCTATTTTGAAAGCGTAACTTTTCTTGAGACTTTTTTTGAGCTGCTTGACGTTCAGTTTGATATGTGAAGGCAAACGAGATTCATTTTCCCAAATCTTTGGAGCTTTCAGGGGTAAAACCATGTGTTTATCATTTGCTGCTTTACATACAAGTTATTCTCCTGGGCCGTttcccattttgtgacatgtattttcagtccttaaaacatgtattaaatggcaacttgaatgtatactctcccaaaaaagaaacttgacacaggtaaacattgatgtttttcaaatatataatatatgttaGAGGAAAGCACCAAAATTCTGTTTGAAGTTTGTCGGTTACATTGTTGCTAACAACTAACCCATAAAAAGAACATAATTGAACCAAGACTTTACTGGGTGGTCGCCCTTTTATTGAATTGCAAAAATTCTCGTCTGCACAAAAATCATGTGCATGGAGAGTATCGAGAGTATACATATTTTCTttagtaataattttttttccagTAATACTCCAGGTTGTTAATGATGCAGActtgcaacaaaacaacatagaatatatatatattattttcttGGTAGTGTTAGCAGtattcaaattcatgtcacaactTCCGGTTTCCATGTTATGAAGGTGCTTTACTTTAAAACCTTTGTATATTTACTGAACActaagacaaacaaaatgtgcaagtatttgttATTCTatctctgcaggccaaggatatttATGAAACTAGTATTTGTGAATGAAATTAATTTGTACAGCTTAAATGTCTCAAGTTAAATTTAATAAAAAGTCTACTTTATAACATGGTTTtccctggtacacagctctggagattaaagctgtggtctatttatgactttcctgggctacgaggttgaaaaatagggatacaatcatgtacagaattctgtacagcaaacgctacccgaaaccccacctatacggcgtgtatgaccttgagagcttcagtcaacgcttgaatttttcaGGGATAAcagccggtttgctctctcaagactgatcatattttatcttcaagagagatcaaggggaaaaaataaacgccccggcgaagattcgaactctcgacttcgtgtctcatgtcctaaccactaggctactgcgccaattgagaaaatgaaggaaaaacattgatatgaattcatgttatgttattcttgaagcagcatgatttatatctctatccgcccattgttcagaagtttgtttgtttgtttgtttgtttgcttaacgcccagccgaccacgaagggccatatcagggcggagctgctttgacatataacgtgcgccacacacaagacagaagtcgcagcacaggcttcatgtctcacccagtcacattattctgacaccggaccaaccagtcctagcattaaccccataatgccagacgccaggcggagcaaccactagattgccaattttaaagtcttaggtatgacccggccggggttcgaacccacgacctcccgatcacggggcggacgccttaccactaggccaaccgtgccggttgttcagaagtgaatacatgtataactatttcttagatgtctggtttcaactggctttggagagattcaattactgttcttgtcattttcttgcatgttgtaaatagagatatcgcagctatttgcatggcgcgaatgtcgtgtagcatgacggtgtaaacatgtactgcgattctgtaaaacatgtttgcaaataaaggcaaattttaatgtcaatttttacgtttttgcaacgcataaatgataattcaagcgtagaatgatataaaattatcaattttttatctttgacaatactggtgaagtggcctagcggttaagacatcggccccgacatttcgaggccccgatgccttgagttcgaatccctgccaagtcgtttattttttctgctcgatccttcttgacaacaaatatgctcagctctgcgagagcaaaccagatgttaccactgcaaaattcaagcgttgactgaagctctcaaggtcatacacgccgtataggtggggtttcgggtagtgtttgctgtacagaaatctgtacatgattttgtccctatttttcaacctcgtagccccggaaagtcataaatagaccacagctttaacccatatcaatcaaggtttgttatgagccaaacggctttccatatgagATTATATACGTACCACTGCCGCCGCCACCAAATAATCATAATATACACTTTAcaacggattacacacacacacacacacagataacaaggtaatcttgaactttagcgtgacgaaaatgcaccgaaaatggtgtacgttgtcaaccatgggacatcatctacacgaaagagttgtctcccttgtctggtcacacggataattccttctttgatgggtcaaatgcattcgtacagttcatcatcggagttcattccgtaacttcaaagggatctaaaatgacttgttatgattacaagtacaggttctacaaatttggagacttaaatgcctctgaattaagagctatgaatttaacacgctaaagttcaagattaccgataacacgatatagcagcTAGTCTCTCGCACCGAATTccaatattttgcatctttggtcaaaaacgcgtacaggcctcccTTCAAGTTCAACTTCTGGATGTGGATGCCCCACTGACTCGGTGTAGATCGTCACAAGAACCGAATTCGTCTGATAAAACAATTAACTTACCCTGCTGTGCGAGCCTGGGCAACAGCGTTAATTAAAACTGCACTCGCAAACCTTCCAAAACATCAGGGACATTTGCCACCcccgccatcttgagctgttcagtctgtcaaaaggcggcaaagcgaggcgatgaagacgcGTATAAGcttagtgtttttcatgtggattcccagtccaagtttttaagtcgcttaaccacgtgactaataactgattaatacaggtgtatttattattaaatacaggtgtatttaattttaaatacaggtgtatttatttttaaatacaggtgtaattatttttaaatacaggtgtatttatttttaaatacaggtgtatttattattaaatacaggtgtatttatttttaaatacaggtgtatttatttttaaatacaggtgtatttatcattaattacacctgtattttataataaatacaggtgtatttaataataaatgcacctgtatttaataataaatacacctgtatttaaaaataaatacacctgtatttaataataattacacctgtatttaaaaataaatacacctgtaatttataataaatacacctgtatttaataaaaaaaatacacctgtaattaataaaaaaaaatacacctgtaattaataatgatacttattgtatacgtttaagaaataaatacagctgtatttatcattaaatacaggtgtatttattttaaattacagctgtaatagttatgagccaaacggctttccatacctGCGTGCGTGCCGCCGGCGTGAGCGTGGGTTCGTCTGTGTCCGCGGTTTTTTCTTTAAGTGTATGATTGCGTGCTAACCAACACGAGACATTTGTTTGAGAAGAACATGTCGGTTTTGGGGTGACTGCAAGGGGTGGAggttgggggtggaggggggttgtgggtgggtgggtgggggggttgttggggagggggggtgagatAAGGggatcatgtgtgtgtgcgtggggggtataggggatggggggggggggggggacaagcCAGCTTATCTCTCGCTTTGTGATTTTCCTTCGATTTCACTGTTACCTTCACACGCCATGTACTCCGACTGAAGGGATCGAGTTATTCCACCGTTATCATGTGTGTAATGCCCCCAAAATGCGACGACTGAAACACAATCGCTTTTTCACACTTCCTCAATCCTAAAGATCTTCGGGTCGGAGATATCAGGCAGCGGCAAAGCTCATTTCAGCAAATCACTTGTATTAACTGAGTTGACACCGGGCAGGCCTATTCGGCAGTGAAACGAGTATTTGACTCACCAGTGCACAAGGAAATAAGAAGATAGCAAATCAATGTTCATCCTTTTGGTTCTATAAACTGTCACGGTAGTTTCATCGGTAATACATAGTATATATAGTATACACATACACCGGATGAAATGGGACGACACACATTCAGTTTCTGCTTCCTGTTGGCATGCTTTGGTAAGTATGTAAAAAGGAACAACAAACGAtccttgtgtttgttttttttaaactgtacaTACAGTGTGTCATTTGGATTTCTTTTGGCCAAGCGAGTGGGCTGGTAGGTTACTacttgcatttgtgtgtgtgtgtgtatgtgtgtgtgtgtatgtgtgtgtgtgtgtgtgtgtgtgcttcgttGGTGCATCATATCAAAATACTTGTTTACAATTTGATAATTCTGTCTAATATAATTATTTTGCAGTgcattatatctgatacataaTTCATCCGGCTTCAGTACAGGATAACATAGAGAAATCAAGacaagaataataataataataataataataataataataataataataataataataataataataataataataataataataataaatgagcatttatatagtgtaacatcataactttacaattatgctctttgcgcttgacacatttaaaatttaaaacacaattatacaagcatttacatctacattcatagtcaacaatgcttaattaaaagcatacaccatcaaacatacattacacaaaattcttccactaactaagtaataaaaacatgaatgtgtgtgtgtgtgtgtgtgtgtgtgtgtgtgtgtgtgtgtgtgtttgtgtgtgtgtttgtgtgtgtgtgtgtgtgtgtgtgtgtgtgtgtgtgtgtgtgtgtgtgtgtgtgtgtgtgtgtgtgtgtatgcatttgGGTGAGCACTTAGTATTATTTTGTAGTTAAATATGTTGAATGTCCTCAATATGTTGATCCTTGAATTATTTAATGTTGATCCTTGAATTATTTAAAGATGTAAAGCGCAACTAAAAAAGCACCCAATAAAATGGTCATGATAGCAAGAATACCACATAGGATACAAACTATAAGCTGGTGTATGTTCTAGCCAAATCACAATTAATTATAAATGTATTCATCGACATGAACAATAGCCGGTATGTTTCGCTGTGAAAGTTAAACTGTGCCATGACCGATGACCTCTGTTGTAGAGAATGCCTCGTTCAGCAAATCTGATCACATACATAATTTCTAACAAAATGTTTTTCTAAAGGGGAAATAATCAATGGAAACCACGCAGTTTATCATGTGATCGTAGTTTTGGTGCTTATCTCATCAGGTTTGGGGAGGGGTACACAGCCGgtgttttctttccttttccttGTCAATGGTTTGCTTGATAACTTGCAATATTTGCTGCTTAGGTGTGTTCACATTTCCTTCCTTCTCCTATAccaaactctgtgtgtgtgtgtgtgtgtgtgtgtgtgtgtgtgtgtgtgtgtgtgtgtgcttgtgtgtgtgtgagtgtgtgtgtgtgtgtgtgtgtgtgtgtgtgtgtgtgtgtgtgtgtgtgtgtgtgtgtgtgtgagtgtgtgtgtgtgcgtgcgtccgtgtgcgtgcgtgcgtgcgtgcgtgcgtgcgtgcatgcgtgcgtgcgtgcttgtgtgtgtgtctcgagtTAATACAATGTTAACCCCACTGGCAATATGGGGGTTGTGTCGAGACTTAATACAATGTTATCTGCAATGGCAATTtcgtaaaaaaaagatttttgatATTACTCATTGGCTTTACTGTGACATTGGTCATCgactttattttcttcttgacACTTTGTAGCGTATACAGTGAAGGAAAACAGCTATACagcgaaacaaaaacaagcgTTACGACTACTTGAAAGTGCTTTGACGGGTTCCTGCTGCTAAATTTGTAAGTGCATTGTGTTGAAGTTTACTCAAAAGATGTGCTGAGAGCTCTTACAGTACGTAGTAGCCTACACTCGAACTAGGAATGCCCTCCTTCGGCAACGGCAGTAACTAAATGGGAAggtgcaaggtgggtttttttcagatcAAGATATCCAAGTAAGAAAGCGAAGTAACGGCTCTAAGTATAGACAACAGCTAGTAAGCGTGAGTTATGCGAGCCAGTCTCCTGGCACTTGATTAAATAAGAAACTTTGAAATAATTGTATCCTGTTTTAACATCAGGTGCAGACATATGTTAAGATGTACAGTGGTCGAATTATAATCACATTACAATAAGAACAGTGCAAACTGAAAGTTGcaaaaagaaaccaaaagtCATCTTTATTCTCAGTACACGTGTACGTGAAGATTCAACGTTTTGGCCAAGCTTTAAATTGAAGATTTATCGTTGACACACGCATCATTTAACTACATTAgttcagctaaaaaaaaaagtttaaaaaaatcagCTTTAACGGCAACCTGATTGTAAATATGTGCATGTATATCCTATCAGAAGGCGGCTTTTCAGCGAAATAAAGCCTGGACGGATCTTTGATTTGTGTTATGATTGCTTACACTGGAAAAAAGTTATCTTATAAAAGTGAAACTGAATGGTTAAGGAAATATAAATCTAACTAATCAAGGAAGCTATATTGTGAAGTGGAATAATAATTATGGAACGTTGAAATGCACATTTTAGATCGCAGTTTTATAGTTTACTACCTGAATCAtacttcgtgtgtgtgtgtgtgtgtgtgtgtgtgtgtgtgtgtgtgtgtgtgtgtgtgtgtgttagtcagtgtgagttcgtgtgtgtgtgtgtgtgtgtgtgtgtttgtaggcttacatgcgtgcgtgagtgagcgtgtgtgtgtgcgtgcgtgcgtgcgtgttgcgTGTGCGTTTATTTTGACTACTGTTTATAAATATGTCTCTGTGTCTAGGCGGATCTGTATAATATTTTAGGGCTGGGGAGTTAAGTGGATAACGCTCGCGCCTGGTAAATAAAGCATTTGAATCTTATACCTTAATGAGCGCAAGACCTATTTCAATATTTAGAGAGCAACTgtatgaacaacaacaacaacaacaacaacaacaacaacaacaacaacaacaacaacaacaacaacaacaacaacaacaacaacaacagacacacCTACAACTGAGGTGAGACCTATGCACCACACGCAGGTGTGCTGAAGTTGAGCTAAATGAATATCTTATAGCCTAGTCCATTTTACTGTTGTAATCCAACAGTAATATGAGTTCGTACACCCATGCAATGTGTTTTTCAGAATCACTCACGTTGCGTGTCGCTATCCTGCCAACGGCCGTTGTGTTCTTGGCGTCATTTCAGCCTACGTCATCATCTACCGTACCGACAGAAATCAGTACTCCGTCATCGGACATTACGTCATCGCAGGCAACATACGCCCCAGCCACATCCTCGAATGCTAACCCCTTTCCTCCTCTGACAGGGGATACCAGCAGTTCTTCGCTGTCACAGCAAAGCACTTATTCCGAGAGTACCAGTAACCCAACGTCAAAGGAAGCTAGTAACCCGACTTCAAAGACTACTGGTAACCTGACTTCAGAGACAACCAGTAACCCGACGTCAGAGACAACTAGCAGCCCGACGTCAGAGACCACTAGTAACCCGACGTCAGAGACAACTAGTAACCCGACGTCAGAGACAACTAGTAACCCGACGTCAGAGACAACTAGTAACCCAACATCAGAGACAACTTATAACCCGACGTCTGAGACAACTAGTAACCCGACATCAGAGACAACTAGTAACCCGACATCAGAGACCTCAGCCCAGACGTCAGCACagcagacactgacagacagcaGCCCGATTTCGACGACGCAGCTAGCCGTTGCAAACAGCAGCAGTAGTAGCCCGACATCAGCGGACCAAACAACCTACGTGGGCACCTCCGCTGTGAACAACCCGACTACAGCATTTGTTGATAGCCAAAGTAGGCAGACGTCAACAATACAGACGGCATTTGCGGACACTACTGGTAATCTAAAGTCGACAACACAGTCAACATCTTTGAACACAAGCAATAACTCCGCAACAACAAGACAGTCAACATCTTTGAACACAAGCAATAACTCCGCAACAACAAGACAGTCGATTTCTTCAGACACCGCCTCTCACCCGACACCAAGTACACAGACACCACCCGCACAAATCACTGGGGTGCCGACGTGGATAGGAGAAGTAACTAACTCTGGAAGCACTGGCAATGTGACGCCAGTGGAACAGACATCTCCAGCTACAAGCACAGCAAGTTCCGTATCATTGAAGCAGACCAACCTCACTGAGTATAACAGTACTTCAGCACCATCAACAGGATCTCAATCTTCACCAAGCTCCGCGTTGACACTTTCAACAGCTACGACAGCCACCAGTTCTGCAAGTCAGACAGCGTTGACTTCATCCGTCTCAAGCCAGTCCATGACAATTTTGCAGACATCCTCAACAGAAGCTCTTCGGACAACACAACAGCCTGTGTCGATATCCACACCTGACTCCGACTCAACAGCAGGTACAATGTCATCCACAGGTGTTACATCAAGGGCCTCAACTTCTAGGACCTCAACGTCAACAACAGACAACCCAACTAATGTCACCTCCACGCCCAGACCGCAGATGACTGCCAGTACCTCAACGACGACAAAATCAACCTCAAGAACGACCATGGGATCCTCAACAGTTAAGTCGACACAAGATCCCGGAGGCATCACCGATACTACTCCTGGTATGTCCAGTACTAGACCCACTGCTGTTACGACACAGCCCACTAAAACATCTTCCCGGTCAACACAGTCCAGCTCAACAACGACATCGGCCACATCACCGACGAGCACAAGCACACCTGCGACTACTACAACTCTCGCCGCTACCTCGACATTTACCACTACCATCGCAACGTTGGGAACCACCTTATTGCCGTCAAGTACACCACCAACCACAACAATGGTGCCAGATACTACGAGCCTAATTTCCACTACCCTGGGATCCAGAACGGAAAACGATTTGGTTGAAGGTAAGAACACTCTGACGGTTGGGTACAGCAATAGCGTTAAATGaggcatttttttttcttcttctaacgTGTTTCTTCAAGATTTGCCAGTCGTGTTGCATTGCACTTCACTTGAACTGACTGAGTC from Littorina saxatilis isolate snail1 linkage group LG4, US_GU_Lsax_2.0, whole genome shotgun sequence includes these protein-coding regions:
- the LOC138965562 gene encoding uncharacterized protein → MPSFGNGKSLTLRVAILPTAVVFLASFQPTSSSTVPTEISTPSSDITSSQATYAPATSSNANPFPPLTGDTSSSSLSQQSTYSESTSNPTSKEASNPTSKTTGNLTSETTSNPTSETTSSPTSETTSNPTSETTSNPTSETTSNPTSETTSNPTSETTYNPTSETTSNPTSETTSNPTSETSAQTSAQQTLTDSSPISTTQLAVANSSSSSPTSADQTTYVGTSAVNNPTTAFVDSQSRQTSTIQTAFADTTGNLKSTTQSTSLNTSNNSATTRQSTSLNTSNNSATTRQSISSDTASHPTPSTQTPPAQITGVPTWIGEVTNSGSTGNVTPVEQTSPATSTASSVSLKQTNLTEYNSTSAPSTGSQSSPSSALTLSTATTATSSASQTALTSSVSSQSMTILQTSSTEALRTTQQPVSISTPDSDSTAGTMSSTGVTSRASTSRTSTSTTDNPTNVTSTPRPQMTASTSTTTKSTSRTTMGSSTVKSTQDPGGITDTTPGMSSTRPTAVTTQPTKTSSRSTQSSSTTTSATSPTSTSTPATTTTLAATSTFTTTIATLGTTLLPSSTPPTTTMVPDTTSLISTTLGSRTENDLVEDLKRDKQKLTLAVGVVAGVLALVILLAVITLLVKRRRRPRQPRSLEFDAELQAHPVQRARTYFRPRSDLDLLESERSSRDSTMDDAQTNGNGRNKGRENPMAFPMSSFRAEAARPFTDDMFQEVPLRGGENEGAGYPAS